In Populus trichocarpa isolate Nisqually-1 chromosome 16, P.trichocarpa_v4.1, whole genome shotgun sequence, a genomic segment contains:
- the LOC7455816 gene encoding uncharacterized protein LOC7455816 isoform X1 — protein MDLQKEQERERRRLRDRQRRQAMSVEEREKHLARRRRNYQLRRQRARNVRDPQASLVDSDEMLMLPSNGNNQAVISVPVQSNGISDVDLDQRQGSVNAGNANSVAGLEIPAHKLAKLPIRSRLNHIKHLARSLADTLDIGDSHKITGDLTMTGYATSNCTPPKPLRLNRVKHLARVLSSDVTSTTVPDRIGETKVEQNLSSGQHLMSINLPKVVQTINASGGDE, from the exons ATGGATTTGCAAAAGGAGCAAGAAAGAGAAAGGCGTCGATTACGGGACAGGCAAAGAAGGCAAGCAATGAGTGTTGAAGAGAGGGAAAAACATCTTGCGAGACGACGTAGAAACTATCAGTTGCGGAGACAAAGAGCGCGAAATGTGAGAGACCCTCAGGCCAGTCTTGTGGATAGTGACGAAATGCTTATGCTCCCTAGTAACGGGAATAATCAAGCAGTAATCTCTGTTCCTGTCCAATCTAATGGAATTTCTGATGTCGATTTGGATCAAAGACAAGGAAGTGTAAATGCAGGCAATGCAAATTCTGTGG CAGGTTTGGAAATTCCAGCACATAAGTTAGCTAAATTACCTATAAGGTCACGTCTAAACCATATAAAGCACCTTGCTCGGTCACTGGCTGATACTCTGGATATTGGTGATAGTCACAAAATTACAGGAGATTTGACAATGACTGGATACGCAACTTCCAACT GCACACCACCAAAACCATTACGATTGAATCGTGTCAAGCATCTTGCACGGGTTTTAAGCTCTGATGTAACATCGACAACAGTCCCAGATCGCATCGGTGAAACAAAGG TGGAACAGAATCTGTCAAGTGGACAACATCTGATGAGTATCAATCTGCCTAAAGTTGTTCAGACTATCAACGCTAGTGGTGGAGATGAATGA
- the LOC7455816 gene encoding uncharacterized protein LOC7455816 isoform X2 → MDLQKEQERERRRLRDRQRRQAMSVEEREKHLARRRRNYQLRRQRARNVRDPQASLVDSDEMLMLPSNGNNQAVISVPVQSNGISDVDLDQRQGSVNAGNANSVGLEIPAHKLAKLPIRSRLNHIKHLARSLADTLDIGDSHKITGDLTMTGYATSNCTPPKPLRLNRVKHLARVLSSDVTSTTVPDRIGETKVEQNLSSGQHLMSINLPKVVQTINASGGDE, encoded by the exons ATGGATTTGCAAAAGGAGCAAGAAAGAGAAAGGCGTCGATTACGGGACAGGCAAAGAAGGCAAGCAATGAGTGTTGAAGAGAGGGAAAAACATCTTGCGAGACGACGTAGAAACTATCAGTTGCGGAGACAAAGAGCGCGAAATGTGAGAGACCCTCAGGCCAGTCTTGTGGATAGTGACGAAATGCTTATGCTCCCTAGTAACGGGAATAATCAAGCAGTAATCTCTGTTCCTGTCCAATCTAATGGAATTTCTGATGTCGATTTGGATCAAAGACAAGGAAGTGTAAATGCAGGCAATGCAAATTCTGTGG GTTTGGAAATTCCAGCACATAAGTTAGCTAAATTACCTATAAGGTCACGTCTAAACCATATAAAGCACCTTGCTCGGTCACTGGCTGATACTCTGGATATTGGTGATAGTCACAAAATTACAGGAGATTTGACAATGACTGGATACGCAACTTCCAACT GCACACCACCAAAACCATTACGATTGAATCGTGTCAAGCATCTTGCACGGGTTTTAAGCTCTGATGTAACATCGACAACAGTCCCAGATCGCATCGGTGAAACAAAGG TGGAACAGAATCTGTCAAGTGGACAACATCTGATGAGTATCAATCTGCCTAAAGTTGTTCAGACTATCAACGCTAGTGGTGGAGATGAATGA